A segment of the Rickettsiales bacterium genome:
AAGCAACAAAAATAATGGGGCTGACACCTAATAATATTCTTTGAGCAACTTTTTCAGGTCTGCCAGTAAGTCACTTGGTGTGCCCATATTAAACCTCCACTCACATTCTTTCAAGAACAGATTAAAATGCTC
Coding sequences within it:
- a CDS encoding IS1595 family transposase translates to EHFNLFLKECEWRFNMGTPSDLLADLKKLLKEYY